Proteins found in one Nostoc sp. NIES-3756 genomic segment:
- the xisF gene encoding fdxN element excision recombinase XisF, with product MEIWGYARVSSEEQQTDKGALRKQIERLRNAGCSKVYWDIQSRTTEVREGLQQLIYDLQTSSKGKVKSLQFTRIDRIGSSSRLFYSLLEVLRSKEIKLIALDQGVDPDSLGGELTIDMLLAAAKFEVKMVTERLKSERRHRINQGKSHRIAPLGYRIDKDKYVRDNSPCVCLLAGRIELTVADVARYIFKTFFECGSVAATVRRLHSDFGIETKALNWHKQEQSSRIVREDDLDKIVFAPNKTNHPWRYPWSGLRWSIPGLKALLVNPVYAGGLPFDTYAKSKGKRKHFDEWKVKWGTHDNEAIITYEEHERVKQIIRENRNNRWAAREDNEVNPFSKLIKCSYCGGSMTRHAKRVDKNGRAIYYYQCRLYKTGNCNNKNMISSKILDVQVVDLLAQEAERLANLVETDEQPVVEEPPEVKTLRASLNSLETLPASSAIEQIKNDLKEQIAIALGTINNNVKQSLIAKERIIHAFANKSYWQELNAQDKRLILNGCIKKICVDGNFVTTIEYRY from the coding sequence ATGGAAATATGGGGTTACGCCAGAGTCAGCAGTGAAGAACAGCAAACAGATAAAGGTGCGTTGCGAAAGCAAATAGAACGTTTGCGTAATGCTGGATGTTCCAAAGTCTACTGGGATATTCAATCACGGACAACCGAAGTCAGGGAAGGGCTACAACAATTAATTTATGATTTGCAGACATCTTCCAAAGGTAAGGTAAAATCTCTGCAATTTACCCGGATTGACCGGATAGGCTCATCATCACGTTTATTTTATTCATTGTTGGAGGTATTGCGTTCCAAGGAAATTAAACTTATAGCCCTAGATCAAGGAGTTGACCCAGACAGCCTTGGTGGAGAATTAACTATAGATATGTTACTTGCTGCTGCCAAATTTGAGGTAAAAATGGTAACAGAGAGGTTGAAAAGTGAACGCCGTCATCGAATAAACCAAGGAAAAAGCCACCGAATTGCTCCATTGGGATACCGTATCGACAAAGACAAGTATGTCCGCGATAATTCACCATGCGTTTGCTTGTTGGCTGGACGAATCGAATTAACTGTAGCCGACGTAGCTAGATATATTTTTAAAACTTTTTTTGAATGTGGTTCAGTGGCTGCTACTGTTCGCAGACTGCACTCAGATTTTGGTATAGAAACAAAAGCTTTGAATTGGCACAAGCAGGAACAATCTTCACGAATTGTTAGGGAAGATGACTTAGATAAAATTGTCTTTGCACCCAATAAAACTAATCATCCCTGGCGTTATCCTTGGTCTGGTTTAAGATGGTCAATTCCAGGCTTAAAAGCATTATTAGTCAACCCTGTTTATGCCGGGGGTTTGCCTTTTGATACTTACGCTAAGTCAAAGGGAAAACGGAAACATTTTGATGAGTGGAAGGTAAAATGGGGAACTCACGATAATGAGGCAATAATTACCTATGAAGAACACGAAAGGGTAAAACAGATTATCAGAGAAAATCGTAATAATCGATGGGCGGCAAGAGAAGATAATGAAGTTAACCCGTTTTCTAAGTTAATTAAGTGTAGTTATTGCGGAGGTTCGATGACGCGCCATGCAAAACGGGTAGATAAAAATGGGCGGGCTATCTATTATTATCAGTGTCGTTTGTACAAAACTGGTAATTGTAATAATAAAAATATGATTTCATCAAAAATCTTAGATGTTCAAGTAGTGGATTTATTAGCACAAGAAGCCGAACGGTTGGCTAACTTGGTGGAAACAGATGAGCAACCTGTTGTCGAGGAACCGCCAGAAGTCAAAACACTCCGCGCATCGCTGAATAGTTTGGAAACTTTGCCAGCAAGTTCAGCTATTGAACAAATCAAAAATGACTTGAAAGAACAGATTGCGATCGCACTAGGTACAATCAATAATAATGTTAAACAATCGTTAATAGCTAAGGAACGAATTATACATGCTTTTGCTAATAAAAGCTATTGGCAAGAGCTTAACGCTCAAGATAAAAGATTAATACTCAATGGTTGCATTAAAAAAATATGTGTAGATGGCAATTTTGTTACAACCATTGAGTATCGTTACTAA
- the nifS gene encoding cysteine desulfurase NifS: MSVIYLDNNATTKVDPAVVEAIMPYLTEFYGNPSSMHTFGGQLGKAVRTAREQVAALLGADESEIVFTSCGTEGDNAAIRAALLAQPEKRHIITTQVEHPAVLNVCKQLETQGYTVTYLSVNRHGQLDLDELEAALTGNTALVTIMYANNETGTIFPIEEIGKRVKERGAIFHVDAVQAVGKIPLNMKTSTIDMLTMSGHKIHAPKGIGALYVRRGVRFRPLLIGGHQERGRRAGTENVPGIVGLGKAAELELLHIETAIKRETRLRDRLEQSLLAKIPNCEVNGDITQRLPNTTNIGFKYIEGEAILLLLNKYGICASSGSACTSGSLEPSHVLRAMGLPYTTLHGSIRFSLCRYTTEAQIDRVIEVMPEIVERLRALSPFKNDEAGWLQAQEQTLAHR, from the coding sequence ATGAGTGTTATTTATCTAGATAATAATGCAACTACTAAGGTAGACCCAGCAGTTGTAGAGGCAATTATGCCTTACTTGACCGAGTTTTACGGTAATCCTTCCAGTATGCACACCTTCGGGGGACAACTTGGCAAGGCAGTGAGAACAGCCAGAGAACAAGTTGCAGCCCTGTTGGGTGCGGATGAATCAGAAATTGTTTTTACCAGTTGTGGAACGGAAGGTGATAATGCTGCAATTCGCGCCGCATTGTTAGCCCAACCCGAAAAGCGTCACATCATTACCACCCAGGTAGAACACCCCGCAGTCTTAAATGTCTGCAAACAATTAGAAACCCAAGGCTATACTGTTACCTATCTATCAGTCAATCGTCACGGTCAATTGGATCTAGATGAGCTAGAAGCAGCTTTGACTGGTAACACAGCTTTGGTGACGATTATGTATGCCAATAACGAAACCGGAACTATCTTCCCCATCGAAGAAATTGGCAAACGTGTGAAAGAACGCGGCGCAATCTTCCACGTAGATGCGGTGCAAGCAGTAGGTAAGATACCTCTGAACATGAAGACCAGCACCATAGATATGTTAACTATGTCTGGTCACAAAATCCACGCACCCAAGGGTATCGGCGCTTTGTATGTGCGTCGTGGTGTGCGATTCCGTCCCCTGCTGATTGGGGGACACCAAGAACGTGGTCGCCGTGCAGGGACAGAGAATGTACCCGGAATTGTTGGTTTAGGTAAGGCCGCAGAATTAGAACTGCTGCACATAGAAACAGCGATTAAGAGAGAAACAAGGCTGCGCGATCGCCTAGAACAATCCTTACTCGCTAAAATCCCCAACTGCGAAGTTAACGGTGATATTACGCAGAGATTGCCCAACACCACAAATATCGGCTTCAAATACATAGAAGGCGAAGCTATTCTGCTCTTGTTAAACAAATATGGCATCTGTGCGTCGTCTGGTTCGGCTTGTACCTCTGGGTCGCTGGAACCATCCCACGTCCTCCGGGCTATGGGTTTACCATACACCACCCTCCACGGTTCGATTCGCTTCAGTCTTTGTCGCTACACTACAGAAGCTCAAATCGATCGCGTCATCGAAGTCATGCCCGAAATTGTCGAACGTCTCCGCGCCCTTTCCCCCTTCAAGAATGACGAAGCGGGTTGGTTGCAAGCCCAAGAACAAACATTGGCACATCGTTAA
- the nifU gene encoding Fe-S cluster assembly protein NifU: MWDYTDKVLELFYDPKNQGVIEDNGEPGVKVATGEVGSIACGDALRLHIKVQVESDQIVDARFQTFGCTSAIASSSALTEMVKGLTLDEALKVSNKDIADYLGGLPEAKMHCSVMGQEALEAAIYNYRGIPRAAHDDDDEGALVCTCFSVSENKVRRVVIENNLTTAEQVTNYIKAGGGCGSCLVKIDDIIKDVKEKNAVTNLNTKSVNLTKEIANSGQKRPLTNVQKIALIQKVLDEEVRPVLIADGGDVELYDVDGDIVKVVLQGACGSCSSSTATLKIAIEARLRDRINPSLVVEAV; the protein is encoded by the coding sequence ATGTGGGACTACACAGATAAAGTATTGGAACTGTTTTACGATCCCAAGAATCAGGGAGTTATTGAAGATAATGGCGAACCTGGCGTGAAGGTCGCTACGGGCGAAGTAGGAAGTATTGCTTGCGGTGATGCGCTGAGATTGCACATCAAAGTACAAGTAGAGTCTGATCAGATTGTTGATGCCCGTTTTCAAACCTTTGGCTGTACCAGTGCGATCGCATCTTCTAGCGCTTTGACCGAAATGGTTAAGGGTCTTACCTTGGATGAAGCCCTGAAAGTTTCCAATAAAGACATTGCTGATTACCTTGGTGGCTTGCCAGAAGCCAAAATGCACTGCTCTGTAATGGGGCAAGAAGCTCTGGAAGCTGCTATTTATAACTATCGTGGCATTCCTCGCGCTGCTCATGATGACGATGATGAAGGTGCATTAGTTTGTACTTGCTTCAGTGTCAGCGAAAATAAGGTGCGTCGCGTAGTTATCGAAAATAACCTTACTACTGCGGAACAGGTAACAAATTACATCAAAGCTGGTGGCGGTTGCGGTTCCTGTTTAGTTAAAATTGATGATATCATTAAAGATGTAAAGGAAAAGAACGCTGTAACGAATCTCAACACAAAAAGCGTAAACCTTACTAAAGAAATCGCTAATTCCGGGCAGAAACGACCATTAACCAACGTTCAAAAGATTGCCCTGATTCAAAAAGTATTAGATGAAGAAGTAAGACCCGTATTAATAGCCGACGGTGGAGATGTAGAACTCTACGACGTAGACGGCGATATTGTCAAAGTAGTATTACAAGGCGCGTGTGGCTCGTGTTCAAGCTCTACCGCAACATTAAAGATAGCAATTGAAGCGAGATTACGCGATCGCATCAACCCCAGCCTAGTAGTAGAAGCAGTTTAG
- the nifH gene encoding nitrogenase iron protein, translating to MTDENIRQIAFYGKGGIGKSTTSQNTLAAMAEMGQRIMIVGCDPKADSTRLMLHAKAQTTVLHLAAERGAVEDLELEEVMLTGFRGVKCVESGGPEPGVGCAGRGIITAINFLEENGAYQDLDFVSYDVLGDVVCGGFAMPIREGKAQEIYIVTSGEMMAMYAANNIARGILKYAHSGGVRLGGLICNSRKTDREHELIETLAKRLNTQMIHFVPRDNIVQHAELRRMTVNEYAPDSNQGQEYRALAKKIINNDKLTIPTPIEMDELEALLIEYGILDDDTKHAEIIGKPANAK from the coding sequence ATGACTGACGAAAACATTAGACAGATAGCTTTCTACGGTAAAGGCGGTATCGGTAAGTCTACCACCTCCCAAAACACCCTCGCAGCTATGGCAGAAATGGGTCAACGCATCATGATCGTAGGTTGCGACCCTAAAGCTGACTCCACCCGTTTGATGCTCCACGCCAAAGCACAAACCACCGTATTACACTTAGCTGCTGAACGTGGTGCAGTAGAAGACTTAGAACTCGAAGAAGTAATGCTCACCGGTTTCCGTGGCGTTAAGTGCGTAGAATCTGGTGGCCCAGAACCCGGTGTAGGTTGCGCTGGTCGTGGTATCATCACCGCTATTAACTTCTTGGAAGAAAATGGTGCTTACCAAGACCTAGACTTCGTTTCCTACGACGTATTGGGTGACGTTGTATGTGGTGGTTTCGCTATGCCTATCCGTGAAGGTAAAGCACAAGAAATTTACATCGTTACATCAGGTGAAATGATGGCGATGTACGCTGCAAACAACATCGCTCGTGGTATTTTGAAATACGCTCACTCCGGTGGTGTACGCTTGGGTGGTTTGATTTGTAACAGCCGTAAAACTGACCGGGAACACGAACTCATCGAAACCTTGGCAAAACGGTTGAACACCCAAATGATTCACTTCGTACCTCGTGACAACATCGTTCAACACGCAGAATTGCGTCGGATGACCGTTAACGAGTACGCACCAGACAGCAACCAAGGTCAAGAATACCGTGCGTTAGCTAAGAAGATCATCAACAACGACAAACTCACCATTCCTACACCCATAGAAATGGATGAATTAGAAGCACTGTTGATTGAATACGGTATCCTCGATGATGATACCAAGCACGCAGAAATCATCGGTAAGCCCGCTAACGCTAAATAG
- the nifD gene encoding nitrogenase molybdenum-iron protein alpha chain: protein MTPPENKNLVEENKELIQEVLKAYPEKSRKKREKHLNVHEENKSDCGVKSNIKSVPGVMTARGCAYAGSKGVVWGPIKDMIHISHGPVGCGYWSWSGRRNYYVGVTGINSFGTMHFTSDFQERDIVFGGDKKLTKLIEELDVLFPLNRGVSIQSECPIGLIGDDIEAVAKKTSKQIGKPVVPLRCEGFRGVSQSLGHHIANDAIRDWIFPEYDKLKKENRLDFEPSPYDVALIGDYNIGGDAWASRMLLEEMGLRVVAQWSGDGTLNELIQGPAAKLVLIHCYRSMNYICRSLEEQYGMPWMEFNFFGPTKIAASLREIAAKFDSKIQENAEKVIAKYTPVMNSVLEKYRPRLEGNTVMLYVGGLRPRHVVPAFEDLGIKVVGTGYEFAHNDDYKRTTHYIDNATIIYDDVTAYEFEEFVKAKKPDLIASGIKEKYVFQKMGLPFRQMHSWDYSEPSDGVQMLGKIMFFGEGRKMSLFLA, encoded by the coding sequence ATGACACCTCCAGAAAACAAGAACCTTGTAGAAGAAAATAAGGAACTTATTCAAGAAGTTCTGAAAGCTTATCCTGAAAAGTCTCGCAAAAAACGCGAAAAACACCTCAACGTCCACGAAGAAAACAAGTCTGATTGCGGCGTTAAGTCTAACATCAAATCCGTTCCTGGTGTAATGACCGCTCGTGGTTGTGCTTATGCAGGTTCCAAGGGTGTAGTTTGGGGGCCTATTAAGGACATGATCCACATCAGCCACGGCCCTGTAGGTTGCGGTTACTGGTCTTGGTCTGGTCGGCGTAACTACTACGTTGGTGTAACTGGTATCAACTCCTTTGGTACCATGCACTTCACCTCAGACTTCCAAGAACGCGACATCGTGTTCGGTGGTGACAAAAAACTCACTAAACTTATCGAAGAACTCGACGTTTTATTCCCTCTAAACCGTGGTGTTTCCATTCAATCTGAATGTCCTATCGGTCTAATTGGGGATGACATCGAAGCTGTAGCTAAGAAAACTTCTAAGCAAATTGGTAAGCCTGTTGTACCCCTACGTTGCGAAGGTTTCCGTGGTGTATCTCAGTCTTTAGGACACCACATCGCTAACGATGCTATCCGTGACTGGATTTTCCCAGAATATGACAAGCTGAAGAAGGAAAACAGACTTGACTTCGAGCCAAGCCCATACGACGTAGCATTAATCGGTGACTACAACATCGGTGGTGACGCTTGGGCAAGCCGGATGTTGTTGGAAGAAATGGGCTTACGTGTTGTAGCTCAGTGGTCTGGTGATGGTACACTCAACGAGTTGATCCAAGGCCCTGCTGCTAAGTTAGTCCTCATCCACTGCTACCGTTCTATGAACTACATCTGCCGTAGTTTGGAAGAACAATACGGTATGCCTTGGATGGAGTTCAACTTCTTCGGCCCCACCAAGATTGCTGCTTCTTTACGTGAAATCGCAGCTAAATTTGATTCCAAGATTCAAGAAAACGCTGAGAAGGTAATTGCTAAGTACACACCAGTAATGAACTCTGTACTTGAGAAGTACCGTCCTCGTTTGGAAGGCAACACCGTAATGCTGTACGTAGGTGGTCTACGTCCTCGTCACGTTGTTCCCGCTTTTGAAGACTTGGGTATCAAGGTTGTTGGTACAGGTTACGAGTTTGCTCACAACGACGACTACAAACGTACTACCCACTACATCGATAACGCTACCATCATTTACGATGACGTTACCGCTTACGAGTTCGAGGAGTTCGTAAAAGCTAAGAAGCCTGATTTAATCGCTTCTGGTATTAAAGAGAAGTACGTCTTCCAAAAGATGGGTCTTCCCTTCCGTCAAATGCACTCTTGGGATTACTCCGAACCTAGCGATGGCGTGCAGATGTTAGGGAAAATAATGTTTTTTGGTGAGGGGAGAAAAATGAGTCTATTTTTAGCCTAA